From Bufo gargarizans isolate SCDJY-AF-19 chromosome 10, ASM1485885v1, whole genome shotgun sequence, the proteins below share one genomic window:
- the LOC122920484 gene encoding uncharacterized protein LOC122920484: MEIDYSTLKRSTLKDLLEARGISASNKTKATLISEIMAEIRTEDDSVTAQRDETDGTEQAEFQRQLLFRLSFYGENPPVEIISKTMTEVQEFITRQRRPQTPSPAVSMVQEDASMFGLGAVLSQVGADGGEHPVAYISRKLLPREVSYAAIEKECLAVVWALKKLQPYLYGQAFSLLTDHNPLVWLNRVAGDNARLLRWSLALQPFDFNIQYRPGKQNGNADGLSRQTDLEK; this comes from the exons ATGGAGATTGATTACTCCACTTTAAAACGATCCACACTTAAAGATCTTCTGGAAGCAAGAGGTATTTCAGCCAGCAACAAAACAAAGGCAACACTTATCTCTGAAATAATGGCAGAAATCCGAACAGAGGATGATTCGGTCACTGCACAGAGGGACGAGACAGACGGAACAGAGCAAGCAGAGTTCCAAAGGCAGCTCTTATTCAGATTGTCATTTTATGGGGAGAacccaccagtggaaattatcTCCAAGACAATGACAGAGGTTCAAGAATTTATAACGCGGCAAAGGAGACCACAAACACCAAGCCCAGCAGTGTCTATGGTGCAAGAGG acgcttctatgtttggattgggggcagtgCTGAGCCAAGTTGGGGCCGATGGCGGAGAACACCCCGTGGCTTACATCAGTCGCAAACTGTTACCCAgagaagtaagctacgccgccatcgAGAAGGAATGCCTGGCTGTGGTGTGGGCCCTAAAGAAGTTACAGCCGTATTTATATGGACAGGCTTTTTCCCTGCTCACGGATCACAACCCGTTAGTATGGCTGAACCGGGTGGCTGGGgacaatgccaggctgctgcgctggagtttggcgctgcagccttttgactttaaTATTCAGTACCGCCCGGGCAAACAAAATGGAAACGCTGACGGGTTGTCGAGACAAACTGATTTGGAGAAATGA